The genome window TATAAACTTACTGATAGCCTCGTCCTGGACCGACACCTCGCCCTGCTTGTTCATGACGGTTTGTAAGCGGGCTCCGGGCGCCATGATGGATTTGATCAGGGTTGAATCTGCTTTTTTCATGCTCTCGAATAGTTGATTAATCGAAGCCCGGACGGCGGCTTCGTCGGTTGGTGACTGGGCGATGGCTGGAAAGCAGGCAAAGGATGCCAGCAGGAACAGTACGGCTTTCATGGGGTTACATTAAGATAGGTACGAGAAATAAAAGCGGCCCTGCCCGAGCGAATTATCAGTGACAATTCGCTCGGGCAGGGCCGCTCGCGGATCAATGATCGATTAAATATACTGATTGACGATCATTTCGTAAAGCTCCTGTTTGCCACTGACTTGCTTCGGCTCTCCGTTGGCCATGGCGTAGGAACGTAGGTCGTCTAACGTTAATTCGCCCTTCTCGAACCGAGCACCTTCGCCACCGTCGTAGCTAGCATACCGGTCAGCGCGTAACTGCTTGTATTTCGACTTGCCCAGAATGGCCTCGGCTGCAATCGCTGCCCGCGCGAAGGTATCCATACCGCCAATGTGCGCGATGAAAATATCTTCCAGATCCGTCGAGTTCCGCCGGGTCTTGGCATCGAAATTCACGCCACCCGATTTCAAACCGCCCGCTTCCAGAATTACCAACATCGCTTCGGTTAGTTCATACACATCAACCGGAAACTGATCAGTATCCCAGCCGTTCTGGTAGTCACCCCGGTTGGCATCGATCGACCCCAGCATGTTGTTGTCAGCTGCTACCTGCAATTCGTGCGCAAAGGTGTGGCTGGCCAGCGTAGCGTGGTTGGTTTCTATGTTGAGCTCGAAATCATCCTGTAACCCAAAACGGTTCAGGAAACCGACCACCGTAGCCGCGTCGAAGTCATACTGATGCTTGGTTGGTTCCATCGGCTTCGGCTCGATGTAGAACGATCCCGTAAAGCCCTGTTTGCGCGCATAATCCCGGCTGATCTGAAGGAATTTGCCTAGGTGCTCCTGCTCACGCTTCATGTTGGTGTTGAGCAGCGACATGTACCCTTCGCGACCGCCCCAGAAGGTATAGCCACGACCACCCAGTTCAATGGTAGCGTCGATGGCATTCTTGACCTGCCAGCCGCCATGTGCCAGTACGTGGAAGTCGGGGTTGGTTGAGGCACCGTTCATGTAGCGTTCGTGCGAGAAGAGGTTCGCCGTTCCCCATAACAGCTTGACACCACTAGCCGCCTGCTTCTGTTTGGCATAGTCGACGATGGCGCGGAAGTTTTTCTCGAACTCAGCATTCGAATTGCCTTCGGGCGCTACATCGACATCGTGGAAGCAGTAGTACTCCATGCCTATTTTGGTGATGAACTCGAAGGCCGCGTCCATCTTTTCGTGCGCAGCCGCGAGTGGGTCCGAATGCTGATCCCACGGAAAATGCTTAACCCCAGGACCAAATGGATCGGCTCCCGTGCCGCAGAAGGTGTGCCAATAGGCGGTAGCAAACCGGAACAGATCCTTCATCGGTGTGCCGAGAATGGACCTGTTGGCGTCGTAAAATTTGAAAGCCAATGGATTGTCGGATTCGCGACCTTCGTATTGGATTGGTTTTTCAATAAACGGGAAAAACGTTTTTTCGCCGAGCGTTAAGTTCGTACCAGACATGCTTATTGGGTTTTGAAACAGATAAGGTCCCAAAGGTCACTAGCGCTTGGGACTATAGCAACTAGAGAAAGGCCGGAGTGCCCAGTTTCTTACTACTGCGCCGGCACCGGCACATAAAAACCATCGGGCTGTTTGAAGGGGAGCAATGAGGAATAGCTTCCATCATACTGACGCACAGGTCCGGTAAGCTGGTATAAAGGCATCACCTGTACATTCGATGCCCAGAATTGCGTGTCGATATAGAATTCATTTTTGAAATCCTTGTCTGTCGAGAGCGTGAGGTAATTCCGAAACGTCAATGGCGATTTCTCTGCACTGTAGGAGAAGATGTCGACCATGACCGGCTTTTTCTGTTCTGGACGCCAGAGGGATTTCTCCGGCATTATGTCGGGCGTTCCGGATAGAGCCAGTGCGCCCCTGGGAACAACCACGAATTGCTGCTTGTAGAGTCTGGTTCTGGGTGGAATAAAGCTAACCTGATCTTCTTTCGCGATAGTACCACTTGTTGTGATCGAATAGCGGCTACGATAACCGCCGTACGATGACAATTGGACGTTGGCTACATCGGACCAGTAATCGACTTTTTCCTGACCAAAAATCAGGGAGGAACGTTTCCAGTCGATGTACAAAGGCTGATTCAACTTGTTGGTTATCGATACCTTCATCTGCCCCCGTTCGCTGGCAAAGCTGTATTGAAGCGTTAGGGTATCGTTATCCAGAACCAGCCCTTCGGTTGTTGGCTTGACGTTGCTTCCCCGCAACGTAATAACCTGTACTTTAGGTGAACATCCCGCCAGGAGGATCAATGCAACAACCAGGAGGTATATTATTTTCATAATCTTCCCTAAGAACTAATGATCAATTCACCCCAGAAAAATACGACAGCTGAACCGCAATAGAGCCTGTTTGTCAGCGGGTGTCGGATGGCCGATACGCCGTATCTCCAAGATACGGCGTATCGGCCATCCGACACCCGCTAATATAATTAATGCTTCTGTTGCAGTAATGACAGCCACTGTCCGTAAGCGTCCCGATAGGCTTCCTGCGCGCGCATGTCTGGCTCGATGGTCCGTACGACTTTCAGGCCGGAGAAGGCTTCCTGCGCATTCTTGTAATAACCCAGCCCCAGTCCGGCCCCA of Spirosoma agri contains these proteins:
- the xylA gene encoding xylose isomerase yields the protein MSGTNLTLGEKTFFPFIEKPIQYEGRESDNPLAFKFYDANRSILGTPMKDLFRFATAYWHTFCGTGADPFGPGVKHFPWDQHSDPLAAAHEKMDAAFEFITKIGMEYYCFHDVDVAPEGNSNAEFEKNFRAIVDYAKQKQAASGVKLLWGTANLFSHERYMNGASTNPDFHVLAHGGWQVKNAIDATIELGGRGYTFWGGREGYMSLLNTNMKREQEHLGKFLQISRDYARKQGFTGSFYIEPKPMEPTKHQYDFDAATVVGFLNRFGLQDDFELNIETNHATLASHTFAHELQVAADNNMLGSIDANRGDYQNGWDTDQFPVDVYELTEAMLVILEAGGLKSGGVNFDAKTRRNSTDLEDIFIAHIGGMDTFARAAIAAEAILGKSKYKQLRADRYASYDGGEGARFEKGELTLDDLRSYAMANGEPKQVSGKQELYEMIVNQYI
- a CDS encoding nuclear transport factor 2 family protein is translated as MKAVLFLLASFACFPAIAQSPTDEAAVRASINQLFESMKKADSTLIKSIMAPGARLQTVMNKQGEVSVQDEAISKFIASVGKAKPGSLDERLSGMDIKIDGELATAWTPYSFYYNGQQSHCGVNAFTLVKLAGAWKIQTIIDTRRKQNCP